In a genomic window of Ranitomeya imitator isolate aRanImi1 chromosome 5, aRanImi1.pri, whole genome shotgun sequence:
- the LOC138680508 gene encoding large ribosomal subunit protein eL39-like produces MLSHNTFRIKRFLAKKQKQNRPIPQWIRIKSGNKTRYNSKRTHWRRTKLGI; encoded by the coding sequence ATGTTATCCCACAATACCTTCAGAATTAAGAGGTTTCTTGCCAAAAAGCAGAAACAGAACAGACCAATCCCACAGTGGATTAGAATAAAGTCTGGCAATAAGACCAGGTACAACTCCAAGAGGACACACTGGAGAAGGACCAAGCTTGGCATTTAA